The Paeniglutamicibacter sulfureus genome includes a region encoding these proteins:
- the pepN gene encoding aminopeptidase N, with amino-acid sequence MPGMNLTREEARTRAALITVHSYDVELDLTGSDTVYSSRTTVRFSAVEGAESFIDAVTDAVRSVNLNGTELDPAEVSDGVRIALPGLAAENTLVIDADALYMNTGEGLHRFVDPVDDEVYLYSQFEVPDSRRMFAVFEQPDLKATFAFTITAPAHWDVISNAATPVPVDAHDGAKTWAFAPTARISSYITALIAGPYQCVRSELTSSDGRMIPLGVFARASLMEHLDAENIFTLTRQGFEFFEKQFGTPYPFEKYDQLFVPEFNAGAMENAGAVTFLESYVFRSRPTDAMVERRAITVLHELAHMWFGDLVTMRWWNDLWLNESFAEFMSTLAAAQNTEFTSSWTTFNILEKNWAYRQDQLPSTHPIVAEIRDLEDVQVNFDGITYAKGASVLRQLVAWVGQEEFMAGVRSYFAKHAWSNTELPDLMRELEASSGRDLSEWSKLWLETAGVNTLRAVISTDDAGLITDFSITQTAVAEHPVIRPHRLAVGFYDLDAAGSLIRVHREELDVAGPTTAVPALVGRKRPALVLVNDDDLAYAKIRLDGQSLATATAHLKDFEQSLPRTLVWGAAWDAVRDAETPARAYLELVLGNIGHETDSTVIMVLLRQLNTALDYYVDRMGAPAARLAAADRLWELARAAEAGSDAQLQFVGAFAHLAHTGPQLDAVAALLSGELVLEGLEVDAEMRWDLLTSLSAGGLADAGAIAAELERDATSTGQLSAHTARAAMPTPEAKRAAWDAVIGGKLSNLEQRAAITGFNHVHDPALIAGYVEEYFDVAGTVWETKSYEIAQQIVTGLYPAAQTTPETLAKTDAFLHSLGEDSPALRRLVIESRDAVVRALAAQAADA; translated from the coding sequence ATGCCAGGAATGAACCTCACCCGCGAAGAGGCCCGCACCAGGGCCGCATTGATCACCGTCCACTCCTACGACGTCGAGCTGGACTTGACCGGGTCCGACACCGTCTACTCCTCGCGCACCACCGTCCGCTTCTCCGCCGTCGAGGGCGCGGAATCCTTCATCGACGCCGTCACCGATGCCGTCCGCTCGGTGAACCTCAACGGCACCGAGCTGGACCCGGCCGAGGTCTCCGACGGCGTGCGCATCGCTCTGCCGGGCCTCGCCGCGGAGAACACCCTGGTCATCGACGCCGATGCGCTCTACATGAACACCGGCGAGGGCCTGCACCGGTTCGTGGACCCGGTGGATGACGAGGTGTACCTGTACTCGCAGTTCGAGGTGCCCGATTCCCGGCGCATGTTCGCGGTCTTCGAGCAGCCCGACCTGAAGGCCACCTTCGCGTTCACGATCACCGCACCCGCGCACTGGGACGTCATCTCCAACGCCGCCACCCCGGTGCCGGTCGACGCCCACGACGGCGCCAAGACGTGGGCGTTCGCGCCGACGGCGCGCATCTCCTCGTACATCACGGCGCTCATCGCCGGCCCGTACCAATGCGTCCGCTCCGAGCTGACCAGCAGCGACGGACGGATGATCCCGCTGGGCGTCTTCGCCCGCGCCTCGCTCATGGAGCACCTGGACGCGGAGAACATCTTCACGCTCACCCGCCAGGGCTTCGAGTTTTTCGAGAAGCAGTTCGGCACCCCGTACCCGTTCGAAAAGTACGACCAGCTCTTCGTGCCGGAGTTCAACGCCGGGGCCATGGAGAACGCCGGGGCGGTGACGTTCCTGGAGTCCTATGTGTTCAGGTCCCGTCCCACCGATGCCATGGTCGAACGCCGTGCCATCACGGTGCTGCATGAACTGGCCCACATGTGGTTCGGCGACCTGGTGACCATGCGCTGGTGGAACGACCTCTGGCTCAACGAGTCCTTCGCCGAGTTCATGTCGACGCTCGCCGCCGCGCAGAACACCGAGTTCACCTCCTCGTGGACCACCTTCAACATCCTGGAGAAAAACTGGGCCTACCGCCAGGACCAGCTGCCCTCAACCCACCCGATCGTCGCCGAGATCCGCGACCTCGAGGACGTGCAGGTCAACTTCGACGGGATCACCTACGCCAAGGGCGCCTCGGTGCTGCGCCAGCTGGTCGCCTGGGTCGGCCAGGAGGAATTCATGGCCGGGGTGCGCAGCTACTTCGCCAAGCACGCCTGGTCCAACACCGAGCTGCCGGACTTGATGCGCGAGCTTGAGGCCTCTTCCGGCCGCGACCTGTCAGAATGGTCGAAGCTGTGGCTGGAAACCGCCGGAGTCAACACGCTGCGCGCGGTGATCTCCACCGACGATGCGGGACTGATCACCGATTTCTCCATCACCCAGACCGCAGTCGCCGAACACCCGGTGATCCGCCCGCACCGCCTGGCCGTGGGCTTCTACGACCTTGATGCCGCCGGGTCGCTCATCCGCGTGCACCGCGAGGAACTCGACGTGGCCGGCCCCACCACTGCCGTCCCGGCCCTGGTGGGGCGCAAGCGACCGGCGCTGGTGCTGGTCAATGACGACGACCTGGCCTATGCCAAGATCCGGCTGGACGGGCAGTCGCTGGCCACCGCCACCGCACACCTGAAGGACTTCGAACAATCCCTGCCGCGCACCTTGGTCTGGGGCGCTGCCTGGGACGCGGTCCGCGACGCCGAGACCCCTGCCCGCGCCTATCTGGAGCTGGTGCTGGGCAACATCGGGCACGAAACCGATTCCACCGTCATCATGGTGCTGCTGCGCCAGCTGAATACAGCCCTTGACTACTACGTCGACCGCATGGGAGCCCCGGCGGCGCGCCTTGCCGCCGCCGACCGGCTCTGGGAGCTGGCACGGGCGGCGGAAGCAGGCTCCGACGCACAGCTGCAATTTGTCGGCGCCTTCGCCCACCTGGCGCACACCGGCCCACAGCTCGACGCCGTGGCCGCGCTGCTCTCGGGCGAGCTTGTGCTGGAGGGGCTGGAGGTGGATGCGGAGATGCGCTGGGACCTGCTGACCTCCCTGTCCGCCGGCGGTCTCGCCGACGCCGGGGCCATCGCGGCGGAGCTGGAACGCGATGCCACCTCCACCGGGCAGCTGTCCGCCCACACGGCACGGGCCGCCATGCCCACCCCCGAGGCCAAGCGTGCGGCCTGGGATGCGGTGATCGGCGGAAAGCTCTCGAACCTCGAACAGCGCGCCGCCATCACCGGCTTCAACCACGTGCACGATCCCGCCCTGATCGCCGGCTACGTCGAGGAGTACTTCGACGTAGCCGGCACGGTGTGGGAAACGAAGAGTTACGAGATTGCCCAGCAGATCGTCACCGGGCTCTACCCTGCGGCGCAAACCACCCCGGAAACGCTGGCCAAGACCGACGCCTTCCTGCATTCGCTGGGCGAGGACTCCCCCGCCCTGCGACGGCTGGTCATCGAAAGCCGCGATGCGGTGGTCCGCGCGCTGGCAGCCCAGGCCGCCGACGCCTAG
- a CDS encoding aspartate dehydrogenase domain-containing protein, whose amino-acid sequence MGIDVVLLGYGAIGRAVHRMLAPHAQDVRVLGVLDRAALEGRTGATRVAGPDGHLVPVMDLETATERADVIVECASPAAVRTYGPGILGAGTDLLVASLGALVDDRLRATLLEEGPGRCHLSTGAIGGLDLVRASAGTIERIALGTRKAPAALLHPGLADELRESIAAAGAAGVPRHVFGGSVADAVRHFPSNINVAAALGLAAGDMGLVRVDIVADPGATLTSHVIEMRGHGGNYRFAIENFPDPANPATSVLTARSMVSGLLRLGGRGPHFI is encoded by the coding sequence ATGGGAATTGATGTGGTTCTTCTGGGATATGGCGCAATCGGCCGGGCTGTCCACCGGATGCTGGCGCCTCATGCGCAGGACGTGCGGGTGCTCGGGGTGCTTGACCGGGCCGCGCTGGAGGGCCGGACCGGAGCGACCCGCGTGGCCGGGCCCGACGGGCACTTGGTCCCGGTGATGGATCTGGAAACCGCCACGGAACGGGCCGATGTCATTGTTGAATGCGCCTCCCCGGCGGCGGTGCGCACCTATGGCCCCGGGATTCTCGGGGCGGGCACCGACCTGCTCGTCGCCTCCCTGGGGGCGCTTGTCGATGACCGGCTGCGCGCCACGTTACTGGAGGAAGGGCCCGGACGCTGCCACCTGTCCACCGGCGCCATCGGCGGGCTGGACCTCGTCCGGGCCTCGGCGGGGACCATCGAGCGCATCGCCCTGGGCACGCGCAAGGCGCCGGCGGCACTGTTGCACCCGGGACTGGCGGATGAACTGCGGGAATCGATTGCCGCGGCGGGGGCCGCGGGCGTGCCCCGCCACGTCTTTGGCGGTTCCGTGGCCGATGCCGTCCGGCATTTTCCCTCCAACATCAACGTTGCGGCGGCGCTGGGGCTGGCGGCCGGGGACATGGGCCTGGTCCGCGTTGACATCGTTGCCGATCCGGGCGCGACGCTGACCAGCCATGTGATCGAGATGCGCGGGCACGGCGGGAATTACAGGTTCGCGATCGAGAATTTCCCGGACCCTGCCAACCCCGCCACCAGCGTCCTGACCGCGCGCTCGATGGTCTCCGGCCTGCTTCGGTTGGGCGGGCGGGGGCCGCACTTCATCTAG
- a CDS encoding ribose-5-phosphate isomerase — protein sequence MRVHIATDHAGLELSAHLIEHLRAKGYEMVDHGPTAYDAEDDYPSFCINAALAVVADRAAGLDSLGIVLGGSGNGEQIAANKVVGIRAALAWNLDTARLAREHNDANVVAVGGRQHSLVEATGIIEAFLSEPFSNVERHIRRIGKIATYETTGEVVA from the coding sequence ATGCGCGTTCACATTGCCACCGACCACGCAGGCCTCGAGCTCAGCGCCCACCTCATCGAACACCTCCGCGCCAAGGGCTACGAGATGGTCGACCACGGTCCCACCGCATACGACGCCGAGGACGACTACCCCTCCTTCTGCATCAATGCTGCCCTTGCCGTTGTTGCCGACCGGGCCGCCGGCCTGGACTCGCTGGGCATCGTGCTGGGCGGCTCGGGCAACGGAGAGCAGATCGCCGCCAACAAGGTCGTGGGCATCCGCGCCGCACTGGCCTGGAACCTCGACACTGCGCGCCTGGCCCGCGAACACAACGACGCCAACGTCGTGGCGGTCGGCGGTCGCCAGCACTCGTTGGTGGAAGCCACCGGCATCATCGAGGCCTTCTTGTCCGAGCCGTTTTCCAATGTCGAGCGCCACATTCGCCGCATCGGCAAGATCGCCACCTACGAAACCACCGGCGAGGTCGTGGCCTAA
- a CDS encoding OsmC family protein has translation MNLALHNYRVDISWTGNRGQGTSGYRSYGRDHVIRAAGLPDLPGTADPTFHGDKDRWNPEQLLLAALSQCHMLSYLHVAVKHSVVVTGYTDAAAGVLRLNRDGSGEFLEATLAPRVALQDESQRELADSLHAAANAVCFIARSVNFPVHHAPVPPGPLNHGREAGAFGP, from the coding sequence ATGAACCTGGCCCTGCACAACTATCGCGTTGACATTTCCTGGACCGGCAACCGCGGCCAAGGGACCTCCGGGTACCGCAGCTACGGACGCGACCACGTCATCCGCGCCGCCGGCCTGCCCGACCTGCCCGGCACCGCCGACCCGACCTTCCACGGGGACAAGGACCGCTGGAACCCGGAGCAGCTGCTGCTTGCCGCCCTGTCCCAGTGCCACATGCTTTCCTACCTGCACGTGGCGGTGAAGCACTCCGTGGTGGTGACCGGCTACACCGACGCTGCCGCCGGGGTGCTGCGACTGAACCGCGACGGCAGCGGGGAGTTCCTCGAGGCGACCCTGGCCCCGCGCGTGGCACTGCAGGACGAATCCCAGCGCGAACTTGCCGACTCGCTGCATGCGGCGGCCAACGCCGTCTGCTTCATCGCCCGCAGTGTGAATTTCCCGGTGCACCACGCCCCGGTGCCCCCCGGGCCCCTGAACCATGGACGGGAGGCAGGCGCATTCGGCCCTTGA
- a CDS encoding DNA alkylation repair protein has protein sequence MDGRQAHSALDLLTARLLPHIVDGKAAAAQAYMKTTQPFLGVPVPEVRRIARDFARETGAASAADRLALATELFSEATHREHWYAAQEICAAASCRGRLEFLPLYERMVTEGAWWDIVDGCSRRYGELLRAHPETIGPMMREWSRDANGWKRRQSMICQLHLGEHTDTDLLDDALAANLDDTWFFIRKALGWALRQYGKTDPAWVRSWVDAHRARMSPLSIREALKHLGKTP, from the coding sequence ATGGACGGGAGGCAGGCGCATTCGGCCCTTGACCTGCTCACCGCCAGGCTGCTGCCGCATATTGTGGACGGCAAGGCAGCGGCGGCACAGGCCTACATGAAGACCACGCAGCCCTTCCTGGGCGTTCCGGTCCCCGAGGTGCGCCGCATCGCGCGCGACTTCGCCCGGGAGACGGGTGCCGCAAGTGCCGCGGACCGCCTGGCACTTGCCACCGAGCTCTTCTCCGAGGCCACGCACCGGGAACACTGGTACGCCGCCCAGGAGATCTGTGCCGCCGCATCCTGCCGAGGGCGCCTGGAATTCCTGCCGCTGTATGAGCGGATGGTCACCGAGGGCGCCTGGTGGGACATCGTCGACGGTTGTTCGCGGCGCTACGGGGAGCTGCTGCGCGCCCATCCGGAAACCATCGGCCCGATGATGCGCGAGTGGTCCCGGGACGCCAATGGGTGGAAGCGCCGCCAATCCATGATCTGCCAGCTGCACCTGGGTGAACACACCGACACCGACCTGCTCGATGACGCCCTGGCAGCCAACCTGGACGACACGTGGTTCTTCATTCGAAAGGCACTGGGCTGGGCGCTGCGGCAATACGGCAAGACCGACCCCGCCTGGGTAAGGTCCTGGGTCGACGCACACCGGGCCCGGATGAGCCCGCTGTCCATCCGCGAGGCGCTCAAGCACCTGGGCAAAACGCCGTAG
- a CDS encoding Fpg/Nei family DNA glycosylase, whose protein sequence is MPEGHSVHRLARQFDDVFGGQVLAVSSPQGRFAPAARLIDAQRLISSHAHGKQLFLGFENDLVLRVHLGLYGAWSFGGDEHFSGASSIGAPRKVGESEQGPDEEAGPYAGPPEPVGQVRARLVSEHGWADLRGPSACEVLTREQVLAVRAKLGPDPLVAAAGEFNLAKGRGSTEANEAAARAARKDFVARLARKRTPIGTTLMDQGVLAGVGNIYRAETLFRTRIDPYLPSNELSSRKAGILWDDIVSIMGDGVRDGKIITTRAEHRDESGPLWPENAYYTYQRQGRGCRICSATISLAEVAARKLYWCPGCQPPARSRN, encoded by the coding sequence ATGCCCGAAGGCCACTCCGTACACCGACTCGCCCGCCAATTTGACGACGTCTTTGGCGGGCAAGTCCTTGCCGTCTCCTCCCCGCAGGGCCGCTTCGCACCAGCGGCCAGGCTGATCGACGCCCAACGACTCATCTCCTCCCACGCGCACGGCAAGCAGCTTTTCCTGGGTTTCGAAAACGACCTGGTGCTGCGGGTGCACCTGGGACTCTATGGCGCCTGGAGTTTTGGCGGGGACGAACACTTCTCCGGCGCCTCCTCGATCGGCGCCCCGCGCAAGGTGGGGGAGAGCGAGCAGGGGCCCGACGAAGAGGCGGGCCCCTATGCCGGCCCGCCCGAGCCGGTGGGCCAGGTGCGCGCTCGTCTGGTGTCCGAGCACGGCTGGGCGGACCTGCGCGGGCCCAGCGCCTGCGAGGTGCTCACCCGGGAACAGGTGCTGGCGGTGCGTGCCAAACTTGGGCCCGACCCTCTGGTGGCCGCCGCCGGCGAATTCAACCTGGCCAAGGGCAGGGGCTCCACGGAGGCGAACGAAGCCGCTGCGCGTGCGGCGCGCAAGGACTTCGTGGCGCGCCTGGCACGCAAGAGAACCCCGATCGGAACCACCCTGATGGACCAAGGCGTGCTGGCGGGGGTGGGCAACATCTACCGCGCCGAAACACTCTTTCGCACCCGGATCGACCCGTATCTGCCCAGCAACGAGCTGTCCTCACGAAAGGCCGGGATCCTGTGGGACGACATCGTCTCGATCATGGGCGATGGGGTCCGCGACGGAAAAATCATCACCACCCGGGCCGAACACCGCGACGAGTCCGGACCGCTGTGGCCGGAGAACGCCTACTACACCTACCAGCGGCAGGGACGCGGGTGCCGCATCTGCAGCGCCACCATTTCGCTGGCCGAGGTCGCGGCACGCAAGCTCTACTGGTGCCCGGGCTGCCAGCCGCCGGCACGGTCCCGGAACTGA
- a CDS encoding globin — translation MNANHPEQDSTPKPVLLPAGQSLGKPVAQLRPVGASLSASLPEGRLTPNDDHDPSQYEGTFYAQVGGRETFRKLAEKFYESVGEDAEFRAMYPETDLRPATMRLQLFLEQYWGGPTTYSERRGHPRLRMRHVPYTINSHNRDVWLHHMRIAVDSLQLPPLQADTLWDYFDRAAHSLMNAPDEAPGCPAGAQST, via the coding sequence GTGAACGCGAACCACCCGGAACAAGATTCCACCCCCAAGCCGGTCCTGTTGCCGGCCGGCCAGAGCCTCGGCAAGCCCGTGGCGCAATTGCGCCCGGTGGGCGCCTCGCTCAGTGCCAGCCTGCCCGAGGGCCGCCTGACGCCAAACGACGACCACGACCCAAGCCAGTACGAGGGCACCTTCTACGCCCAGGTCGGCGGCCGGGAGACGTTCCGCAAGCTGGCGGAGAAGTTCTATGAATCGGTCGGCGAGGACGCGGAATTCCGTGCCATGTACCCGGAGACCGACCTGCGCCCGGCGACCATGCGCCTGCAATTGTTCCTGGAGCAGTACTGGGGCGGCCCCACGACCTATTCCGAGCGCCGTGGCCACCCGCGCCTGCGCATGCGGCACGTGCCGTACACCATCAATTCGCACAACCGCGACGTCTGGCTGCACCACATGCGCATCGCCGTGGATTCCCTTCAGCTGCCGCCGTTGCAGGCAGACACGCTCTGGGACTACTTCGACCGTGCTGCGCATTCGCTGATGAACGCGCCTGACGAGGCGCCGGGGTGCCCGGCCGGCGCCCAGTCCACCTAG
- a CDS encoding acyl-CoA thioesterase, translating to MSTNDTTTQKLIELLELSGDPEARTDEDIFVGHTPPQARNRVFGGQVLGQSVMAASKTIAGDRPIHSMHGYFLRAGDAALPITFGVQRLRDGRSFSARRVHAYQNGVPILSMIASFQAPSEGLDHQDTMPEGIPDPDSLPTTAELIGDLDHPVAQEYAFNRPFDIRYISEPLYFKGPQDRRAVNAVWMKTTAPMPDDDAMHRAALAYASDYTLLEPVLRRHGLTWIAPGMSVASLDHAMWWHRPFRVDQWLLYVQESPSASGARGLATGRIFNREGQLVATVAQEGMVRIPEEG from the coding sequence GTGAGCACCAACGACACCACGACGCAGAAGCTGATTGAGCTGCTGGAGCTCAGCGGGGACCCCGAGGCCCGCACCGACGAGGACATCTTCGTGGGCCACACCCCGCCACAGGCGCGCAACCGGGTCTTTGGCGGCCAGGTGCTGGGGCAATCGGTCATGGCCGCGTCCAAGACCATCGCCGGGGACCGCCCGATCCATTCCATGCACGGTTACTTCCTGCGCGCCGGGGACGCAGCCCTGCCCATCACCTTCGGGGTGCAGCGGCTGCGTGACGGCAGGTCGTTCTCCGCCCGCCGGGTGCACGCGTACCAAAACGGCGTGCCGATCCTGTCGATGATCGCATCCTTCCAGGCCCCCTCGGAGGGGCTCGACCACCAGGACACCATGCCCGAAGGCATCCCGGATCCCGATTCTCTGCCCACCACCGCCGAGCTCATCGGAGACCTCGACCATCCGGTCGCGCAGGAGTACGCGTTCAACCGGCCCTTCGACATCCGATACATCAGCGAACCGCTGTACTTCAAGGGACCGCAGGACCGACGGGCGGTGAACGCCGTCTGGATGAAGACGACGGCCCCGATGCCCGACGACGATGCCATGCACCGCGCCGCGCTCGCCTATGCCAGCGACTACACGCTGCTGGAACCGGTGCTGCGCCGCCACGGGCTGACCTGGATCGCCCCGGGCATGTCGGTGGCGAGCCTGGACCACGCCATGTGGTGGCACCGCCCGTTCCGCGTGGATCAGTGGCTGCTCTATGTGCAGGAATCCCCCAGCGCCTCCGGTGCCCGCGGACTGGCCACGGGCAGGATCTTCAACCGCGAGGGCCAGCTGGTGGCCACCGTCGCCCAAGAGGGCATGGTGCGCATTCCGGAGGAAGGCTAG